One Streptococcus sp. DTU_2020_1001019_1_SI_AUS_MUR_006 DNA window includes the following coding sequences:
- a CDS encoding DUF4241 domain-containing protein yields the protein MEKLQVSEEWLQKYQEIKHILTSSVNYAACFEMKEIDGKEVFVLDMGEVIFPSGEILVRDPLVWLRRNENPYLETVPKGTFPLKTLVVKIEEDHYRYVATRVQFTDKLPVVYYEALIGNENLDSVEEDSYFGFSVDAGLATIVDVETKNAYCDFEEKWYQENPEKNIYDDFFAEIFAQNAIEHPLYQREGGDWINFKIPDTDLTIPMIQSGFGDGNYPVYFGYDEDHQLCDVVIEYIYLG from the coding sequence ATGGAAAAACTTCAAGTTTCTGAAGAATGGTTGCAAAAATACCAAGAAATCAAACATATTTTGACCTCGTCTGTCAATTACGCAGCGTGTTTCGAGATGAAAGAAATAGACGGCAAGGAAGTCTTTGTCTTAGATATGGGGGAAGTGATCTTCCCAAGTGGAGAAATATTAGTTAGAGATCCTTTGGTCTGGCTCCGTAGGAATGAAAACCCCTATCTAGAGACAGTTCCTAAAGGAACATTTCCTCTCAAAACCTTAGTAGTCAAGATAGAAGAAGATCATTATCGGTATGTTGCAACAAGAGTTCAATTTACAGATAAGCTTCCAGTTGTCTACTATGAAGCCTTAATTGGCAATGAAAACCTGGATTCGGTTGAAGAAGATTCTTATTTTGGATTTTCAGTCGATGCAGGCTTGGCAACTATTGTGGATGTTGAGACAAAAAATGCCTACTGTGATTTTGAAGAAAAATGGTATCAAGAAAATCCTGAAAAAAACATCTATGATGATTTCTTTGCGGAAATTTTTGCTCAAAATGCCATAGAACATCCCCTATATCAACGAGAAGGCGGTGATTGGATTAACTTTAAAATCCCAGATACAGACCTGACTATTCCAATGATTCAGTCTGGTTTTGGAGATGGAAATTATCCTGTTTACTTTGGCTATGATGAGGATCACCAACTATGTGATGTGGTTATCGAGTATATCTATCTTGGATAA
- the rnz gene encoding ribonuclease Z, producing the protein MDIQFLGTGAGQPSKARNVSSLALKLLDEINEVWLFDCGEGTQNRILETTIRPRKVSKIFITHLHGDHIFGLPGFLSSRAFQANEEQTDLEIYGPQGIKSFVLTSLRVSGSRLPYKIHFHEFDKDSLGKILETDKFMVYAEELDHTIFCVGYRIMQKDLEGTLDAEKLKAAGVPFGPLFGKIKNGQDVVLEDGTEIKAADYISAPRSGKIITILGDTRKTDASVRLGINADVLVHESTYGKGDEKIARNHGHSTNMQAAEVAVEAGAKRLLLNHISARFLSKDISQLKKDAATIFENVHVVKDLEEVEI; encoded by the coding sequence ATGGATATTCAATTTTTAGGAACGGGGGCTGGTCAGCCCTCTAAAGCCCGCAACGTTTCAAGTCTCGCCCTGAAACTCTTGGATGAGATTAACGAAGTCTGGCTTTTTGACTGTGGCGAAGGAACGCAAAATCGCATTCTTGAGACTACAATTCGACCACGCAAGGTCAGCAAAATCTTTATCACCCACTTACACGGAGACCATATCTTTGGCTTACCAGGATTTCTCTCTAGTCGTGCCTTTCAAGCCAATGAAGAGCAGACAGATTTGGAAATCTATGGTCCCCAAGGTATTAAGTCATTTGTCTTGACTAGTTTACGTGTGTCTGGATCACGTCTGCCCTATAAGATTCATTTCCATGAGTTTGACAAGGATTCCCTAGGGAAAATTCTCGAAACTGATAAATTCATGGTGTATGCAGAAGAGTTGGATCACACTATTTTCTGTGTCGGCTATCGTATCATGCAAAAGGATTTAGAAGGAACCTTGGATGCTGAAAAGCTCAAAGCTGCTGGTGTGCCATTTGGACCACTCTTTGGAAAAATCAAAAACGGTCAGGATGTTGTCCTAGAAGACGGCACCGAGATCAAGGCAGCAGATTATATCTCAGCACCGCGATCTGGTAAGATTATCACTATTTTGGGTGATACTCGAAAAACGGATGCTAGTGTGCGTCTTGGTATCAATGCTGATGTCCTAGTCCACGAGTCTACTTATGGCAAGGGTGATGAAAAAATTGCTCGCAATCATGGTCACTCAACCAACATGCAGGCAGCGGAGGTCGCAGTTGAAGCAGGTGCCAAACGCCTCCTACTCAACCATATCAGTGCCCGTTTTCTTTCAAAAGACATTAGCCAGCTCAAGAAAGATGCGGCAACGATTTTTGAAAATGTCCATGTGGTTAAAGACCTAGAAGAAGTGGAAATCTAG
- the miaA gene encoding tRNA (adenosine(37)-N6)-dimethylallyltransferase MiaA, with protein MKTKIIVIVGPTAVGKTALAIEVAKRFNGEVVSGDSQQVYRGLDIGTAKASPEEQASVPHHLIDVREVTESYSAFDFVSEAKAAIEDIQSRGKLAIIAGGTGLYIQSLLEGYHLGGETPHEEILAYRASLDPFSDEELAHLVEQIGLEIPQFNRRRAMRALEIAHFAQDLENQETLYEPLIICLDDERSQLYERINHRVDLMFEAGLLDEAKWLFDHYPDVQAAKGIGYKELFPYFRGEQSLEEASDSLKQATRRFAKRQLTWFRNRMQVTFYQIGESGVKERILSQIEEFLND; from the coding sequence ATGAAAACAAAAATAATTGTGATTGTTGGACCGACTGCAGTTGGAAAGACAGCTCTAGCCATTGAAGTTGCTAAGCGTTTTAATGGTGAAGTAGTTAGTGGAGATAGCCAACAAGTCTATCGAGGACTAGATATTGGGACAGCCAAGGCTAGTCCAGAGGAGCAGGCAAGTGTTCCTCATCACTTGATTGATGTGAGAGAAGTAACCGAGTCTTACTCGGCTTTTGATTTTGTTTCAGAAGCTAAGGCGGCCATTGAGGATATTCAAAGTCGAGGTAAGCTCGCTATTATTGCAGGTGGGACAGGACTTTATATCCAGAGTCTGCTAGAAGGATATCATTTAGGTGGGGAGACACCTCATGAGGAGATTTTAGCTTATCGTGCTAGTCTAGATCCTTTTTCAGATGAGGAGTTAGCCCATCTTGTAGAGCAAATAGGCCTTGAAATTCCCCAGTTTAATCGTCGTCGTGCCATGCGTGCCTTGGAAATTGCCCATTTTGCTCAAGACTTGGAAAATCAAGAGACCTTGTATGAACCTCTGATTATTTGCTTGGATGATGAGCGTAGTCAGCTTTATGAGCGTATCAATCACAGAGTGGACCTGATGTTTGAAGCTGGACTTCTAGATGAAGCCAAGTGGCTCTTTGACCATTATCCAGATGTGCAGGCTGCTAAAGGGATTGGCTACAAGGAACTCTTTCCCTATTTTCGAGGAGAGCAGAGTTTGGAGGAGGCTAGTGATAGTCTCAAGCAGGCGACTCGTCGTTTTGCCAAGCGCCAGCTAACCTGGTTCCGTAACCGCATGCAGGTGACCTTTTATCAGATAGGAGAATCTGGTGTGAAAGAGCGCATTTTAAGCCAGATTGAGGAGTTTTTAAATGATTGA
- a CDS encoding cystathionine beta-lyase translates to MTDIKSLALKYGGYTSLDKVYLDQLLASRSEEEQLALITPPPSVVNAYFAELYQKKSPQAATDYFAEVSQELNLYNAEPSFTEESKPFIRLNLSGKSFGFCYEKEGLGRIFSETEETITADLLFEIAQIFPHQLVFEESGKIYMKAVGEEDVVNVENLTALTDLESLADGRKRLKGYSQEDLLQEAKAYTGKFYYRSENRTAMLYID, encoded by the coding sequence ATGACTGATATCAAATCATTAGCTCTCAAATATGGTGGCTATACGAGTTTAGACAAGGTATATCTAGATCAGCTTTTAGCTAGTAGGTCTGAAGAGGAGCAACTAGCTCTCATCACACCTCCACCTAGCGTGGTTAATGCCTACTTTGCAGAACTCTACCAGAAAAAAAGTCCTCAAGCTGCGACGGATTATTTTGCAGAAGTCAGCCAGGAACTGAACCTCTACAATGCTGAGCCAAGTTTCACGGAAGAAAGCAAACCCTTTATTCGTCTTAATCTGTCAGGCAAATCTTTTGGTTTTTGCTATGAGAAAGAAGGTCTGGGTCGGATTTTCTCAGAAACTGAGGAAACAATCACAGCTGACTTGCTTTTTGAAATTGCGCAAATTTTCCCCCATCAGCTAGTCTTTGAGGAGTCTGGAAAGATTTATATGAAGGCTGTCGGAGAAGAGGATGTTGTTAACGTAGAAAATCTCACAGCTTTGACTGATTTGGAAAGCTTGGCTGATGGTCGCAAACGTCTCAAAGGCTATAGTCAAGAGGATTTGCTACAAGAAGCTAAAGCCTATACTGGTAAGTTTTATTATCGCTCAGAAAACCGCACCGCTATGTTATATATTGATTAA
- a CDS encoding ROK family glucokinase: MSQKIIGIDLGGTSIKFAILTQEGEIQEKWSIKTNILDEGSHIVDDMIETIQHRLGLLGLSAEDFRGIGMGSPGVVDREKGTVIGAYNLNWKTLQPIKEKMEKALGIPFFIDNDANVAALGERWMGAGDNQPDVVFMTLGTGVGGGIVAEGKLLHGVAGAAGELGHITVDFDQPIACTCGKKGCLETVASATGIVNLTRRYADEYEGDAELKRLIDDGEEVTAKTVFDLAKEGDDLALIVYRNFSRYLGIACANIGSILNPSTIVIGGGVSAAGEFLLQGVQKVYDENTFPQVRTTTKLALATLGNDAGVIGAASLVLQ, encoded by the coding sequence ATGAGTCAAAAGATTATTGGGATTGACCTTGGTGGAACTTCTATCAAGTTCGCTATTTTAACGCAAGAAGGAGAAATCCAAGAAAAATGGTCTATTAAGACTAACATTTTGGATGAAGGAAGCCATATCGTAGACGATATGATTGAAACTATTCAACACCGTTTGGGCTTGCTTGGATTGTCTGCTGAAGATTTCCGTGGAATTGGTATGGGATCACCTGGTGTGGTTGACCGTGAAAAAGGGACTGTTATCGGTGCCTACAACTTGAACTGGAAAACTCTTCAACCAATCAAAGAAAAAATGGAAAAAGCCTTGGGTATTCCATTCTTCATTGACAACGACGCCAACGTGGCAGCTCTTGGTGAGCGTTGGATGGGTGCTGGTGACAACCAACCAGACGTTGTCTTTATGACACTTGGTACAGGTGTTGGTGGCGGTATCGTAGCAGAAGGTAAATTGCTTCACGGTGTTGCAGGTGCTGCTGGTGAACTTGGACACATCACAGTTGACTTTGACCAACCAATCGCATGTACTTGCGGTAAGAAAGGCTGTCTTGAGACAGTAGCTTCAGCGACAGGTATCGTCAACTTGACTCGTCGTTACGCAGATGAATACGAAGGCGATGCAGAGTTGAAACGCTTGATTGATGACGGAGAAGAAGTAACAGCTAAAACTGTCTTTGATTTGGCAAAAGAAGGAGATGACCTTGCCTTGATCGTTTACCGTAACTTCTCACGTTACTTGGGTATTGCATGTGCCAACATCGGTTCAATCCTAAACCCATCAACAATCGTTATAGGTGGTGGTGTATCAGCTGCGGGAGAATTCCTCCTTCAAGGTGTGCAAAAGGTTTATGATGAAAATACCTTCCCACAAGTTCGCACAACAACTAAACTAGCTCTTGCAACTCTAGGAAATGACGCTGGAGTGATTGGTGCTGCGTCACTTGTCTTGCAATAA
- a CDS encoding DUF3042 family protein: protein MAKGFAKGLVTGIAGTVAAVAGAVYAVKKKVIEPEEQKAAFIEENRKKAARRRVSR, encoded by the coding sequence ATGGCTAAAGGTTTCGCTAAAGGTCTTGTAACAGGTATTGCAGGAACTGTCGCTGCAGTTGCAGGTGCAGTTTACGCAGTTAAAAAGAAAGTGATCGAACCAGAAGAACAAAAAGCAGCTTTCATCGAAGAAAACCGTAAGAAAGCAGCGCGTCGTCGCGTATCACGTTAA
- a CDS encoding thymidylate synthase, translating into MTKADTIFKENIERILNEGVFSEQARPKYKDGTVANSKYITGAFAEYDLSKGEFPITTLRPIAIKSAIKEVLWIYQDQTNSLEVLNDKYNVHYWNDWEVGDTGTIGERYGAVVKKHDIINKILKQLEVNPWNRRNIISLWDYQAFEETDGLLPCAFQTMFDVRRVDGEIYLDATLTQRSNDMLVAHHINAMQYVALQMMIAKHFGWKVGKFFYFINNLHIYDNQFEQAQELLRREPSNCQPRLVLNVPDKTNFFDIKAEDFELVDYDPVKPQLKFDLAI; encoded by the coding sequence ATGACAAAAGCAGATACGATTTTTAAAGAAAATATCGAGCGAATCTTGAATGAGGGTGTGTTTTCCGAGCAAGCACGTCCCAAGTATAAGGATGGAACAGTAGCTAACTCCAAGTACATCACAGGTGCTTTTGCGGAGTATGATTTGTCTAAGGGCGAATTTCCAATCACGACCTTGCGCCCCATCGCAATCAAATCAGCCATCAAGGAAGTACTTTGGATTTATCAAGACCAGACCAATAGCTTAGAAGTACTCAATGATAAGTACAATGTTCACTACTGGAATGACTGGGAAGTTGGAGATACAGGGACTATTGGGGAACGTTATGGGGCTGTTGTTAAGAAGCATGACATCATTAACAAGATTCTCAAACAGTTAGAAGTCAATCCTTGGAACCGTCGCAATATCATCTCGCTCTGGGATTATCAAGCATTCGAGGAAACAGACGGCCTTCTTCCATGTGCCTTTCAGACTATGTTTGATGTCCGTCGTGTAGATGGGGAAATCTATTTGGATGCAACCTTGACCCAGCGTTCTAATGACATGCTGGTGGCCCACCATATCAATGCTATGCAGTATGTGGCTCTTCAAATGATGATTGCTAAACACTTTGGTTGGAAAGTTGGGAAATTCTTCTACTTTATCAACAACCTTCACATCTATGACAATCAATTTGAACAAGCTCAGGAATTGCTTCGTCGTGAGCCTTCAAACTGCCAACCACGTTTGGTCTTGAATGTACCAGACAAGACAAACTTCTTTGATATTAAAGCAGAAGATTTTGAGCTGGTTGATTATGATCCAGTCAAGCCACAGTTGAAGTTTGACCTAGCTATTTAA
- a CDS encoding glycoside hydrolase family 13 protein: MELTAIYHRPESEYAYLYKEGQIHIRIRTKKNDVQQVILHYGDPFIFIEDKYEAKNEMTKVTSDALFDYWQVTVSVHFARIQYLFELLDKEGQGVFYGDKGCVEHTQENLDAEGNGFKLPYIHEIDGCQVPSWVSNTVWYQIFPERFANGNPKLTPNGARAWDAEISPERDDFFGGDLQGIIDHLDYLKDLGITGLYLCPIFEATTNHKYDTTDYFEIDRHFGDKEVFHNLVEEAHKRGIKIMLDAVFNHIGYQSAQWQDVLKNGENSPYKDWFHIQEFPVTEDKVKNPRELPYHTFAFASYMPKLNTANPEVKAYLLSVATYWIENFDIDAWRLDVANEIDHQFWRDFRKAVLAKKPDLYILGEIWHTSQPWLKGDEFHAVMNYPLSESIKDYFLRQHKKTEQFISEINSQSMYYKQQISEVMFNLLDSHDTERILTTAKGNIQYVKAALTFLYLQKGTPCIYYGTELALKGGPDPDCRRVMPWDRVSEDNDMLNFMKKLIKVRKEVASMIQHGNYRLEELKPDVLALKWSYEGKEVQAIFNQSSEKYILDRDSVDLASHCQFEDGQQVILPAGFVVYLDSI, translated from the coding sequence ATGGAATTAACAGCCATTTATCATAGACCAGAATCAGAGTATGCTTATCTTTATAAGGAAGGTCAGATACATATTCGAATCAGAACCAAGAAAAATGATGTCCAGCAGGTCATTCTACACTATGGTGATCCCTTTATTTTTATTGAGGATAAGTATGAAGCTAAGAATGAAATGACCAAAGTAACCTCAGACGCCTTATTTGATTATTGGCAGGTTACAGTTTCGGTTCATTTTGCACGGATTCAGTATCTCTTTGAACTCCTTGATAAGGAAGGTCAGGGTGTCTTCTATGGAGATAAGGGTTGTGTAGAACATACTCAAGAAAACTTGGATGCTGAAGGTAATGGTTTCAAGCTTCCTTACATTCACGAAATCGATGGTTGCCAAGTTCCAAGCTGGGTTTCAAATACCGTTTGGTACCAGATTTTTCCAGAACGCTTTGCTAATGGAAATCCAAAACTAACTCCAAATGGAGCTCGAGCGTGGGATGCAGAGATTTCTCCTGAAAGGGATGATTTTTTTGGTGGAGATTTGCAAGGGATTATCGACCATCTGGACTATCTCAAAGACCTAGGAATCACTGGGCTCTATCTCTGTCCGATTTTTGAAGCTACAACCAATCACAAATATGATACCACGGATTATTTTGAGATTGACCGTCACTTTGGAGACAAGGAAGTCTTTCATAATCTAGTTGAAGAAGCTCATAAACGTGGCATTAAGATCATGCTTGATGCGGTGTTTAACCATATCGGTTACCAGTCTGCCCAATGGCAGGATGTCTTAAAAAACGGAGAAAATTCCCCTTATAAAGATTGGTTCCATATTCAAGAATTCCCAGTTACTGAGGATAAAGTTAAGAACCCAAGAGAACTACCGTATCATACCTTTGCCTTTGCCAGCTATATGCCTAAGTTAAATACAGCCAATCCTGAGGTTAAAGCTTATCTTTTAAGTGTTGCGACCTACTGGATTGAGAATTTTGATATCGATGCTTGGCGTTTGGACGTTGCCAATGAAATTGACCACCAGTTCTGGAGAGATTTCAGAAAGGCAGTTCTTGCTAAAAAGCCTGATTTGTACATCTTGGGTGAAATCTGGCATACTTCTCAGCCTTGGCTAAAAGGGGATGAGTTCCATGCAGTTATGAACTACCCACTTTCTGAAAGTATCAAGGATTATTTCTTGCGTCAGCATAAAAAGACAGAGCAGTTCATTTCAGAAATCAATAGCCAGTCTATGTACTATAAGCAACAAATCTCGGAAGTGATGTTTAACCTTTTAGACTCTCACGATACAGAGCGTATCCTCACGACTGCCAAAGGAAATATCCAGTATGTTAAGGCTGCTTTAACCTTCCTCTATCTTCAAAAAGGGACTCCTTGTATCTATTACGGAACAGAGCTGGCACTTAAAGGTGGACCAGATCCCGATTGCCGTCGTGTCATGCCTTGGGACCGTGTTTCTGAGGACAATGATATGCTGAATTTCATGAAGAAATTAATTAAGGTTCGTAAGGAAGTGGCAAGCATGATCCAGCATGGTAATTATCGCTTGGAAGAATTGAAACCAGATGTTCTAGCTTTGAAATGGAGCTATGAAGGAAAAGAAGTTCAGGCAATCTTCAATCAGTCTTCTGAGAAATACATTTTAGACAGAGATTCAGTTGATTTAGCGAGTCATTGCCAGTTTGAAGATGGACAACAAGTTATCTTGCCAGCTGGATTTGTGGTTTATTTAGATTCGATTTAA
- a CDS encoding helix-turn-helix transcriptional regulator: MKNNIKQLRKSEGLRQEDMAKILGVSRQTIIAIENDKYNPTLELAMKIARLLRLHVEEIFILED, from the coding sequence ATGAAAAATAATATCAAACAGTTAAGAAAGTCTGAAGGACTACGTCAGGAAGATATGGCAAAAATATTAGGCGTTAGTCGACAAACCATAATTGCTATAGAGAATGACAAGTACAATCCTACACTTGAACTAGCAATGAAAATTGCAAGATTGCTACGACTACATGTTGAAGAAATTTTCATTTTAGAAGATTAA
- a CDS encoding GTP pyrophosphokinase, with the protein MNTVEQSMVDLALSIARQAHEGQLDKAGVAYIEHPIYVASLVQTEEEKAVALLHDVLEDSPVSAEELLQAGLPETVVTDVQVLTKKPMQDYQAYLETVKTNPLARVVKLADLKHNSDLSRLPSITAKDRERLKKYKKAIDLLSR; encoded by the coding sequence ATGAATACTGTAGAACAATCCATGGTTGATTTAGCCTTGTCTATTGCTAGGCAAGCTCATGAAGGGCAACTGGATAAGGCAGGGGTGGCTTACATAGAACATCCAATCTATGTAGCCAGTCTTGTACAAACGGAAGAAGAAAAAGCAGTTGCTTTGTTGCATGATGTTCTTGAGGATAGTCCTGTTTCAGCTGAAGAACTATTACAAGCTGGTTTACCAGAAACAGTTGTTACTGATGTTCAGGTTTTGACAAAGAAACCAATGCAAGATTATCAAGCATATTTGGAAACTGTAAAGACAAATCCTCTAGCACGAGTAGTCAAATTAGCTGATCTAAAACATAATTCAGATTTATCGAGATTGCCTTCTATTACTGCAAAGGATAGGGAAAGATTGAAGAAATATAAAAAGGCCATTGATTTGCTGAGCAGGTAG
- the hflX gene encoding GTPase HflX, whose amino-acid sequence MIETEKKEERVLLIGVELQGMENFDLSMEELASLAKTAGAVVVDSYRQKREKYDSKTFVGSGKLEEIAQMVDAEEITTVIVNNRLTPRQNVNLEEVLGVKVIDRMQLILDIFAMKARSHEGKLQVHLAQLKYLLPRLVGQGIMLSRQAGGIGSRGPGESQLELNRRSVRNQITDIERQLKVVEKNRATVREKRLESSTFKIGLIGYTNAGKSTIMNTLTSKIQYEANELFATLDATTKSIHLGGNLQVTLTDTVGFIQDLPTELVSSFKSTLEESKHVDLLVHVIDASNPYHEEHEKTVLSIMKDLDMEDIPRLTLYNKADLVEDFTPTQTPYALISAKSKDSREQLQALLLDKIKEIFEPFTLRVPFSKSYKIHDLESVAILEERDYQDDGEVIRGYISEKNKWRLEEFYD is encoded by the coding sequence ATGATTGAAACGGAGAAAAAAGAGGAGCGAGTCTTGCTCATTGGTGTTGAACTCCAGGGCATGGAAAATTTTGACCTCTCTATGGAAGAACTAGCCAGTCTAGCAAAGACAGCAGGTGCAGTTGTAGTAGATAGCTACAGACAAAAACGTGAAAAATACGATTCCAAGACCTTCGTCGGTTCTGGTAAGTTAGAAGAAATAGCTCAAATGGTGGACGCAGAAGAAATCACGACTGTCATCGTCAACAACCGTCTGACACCTCGTCAAAATGTCAATTTAGAAGAAGTTCTCGGGGTCAAGGTTATTGACCGTATGCAGTTGATTTTGGATATCTTTGCCATGAAAGCTCGAAGTCATGAAGGAAAGCTTCAAGTTCATCTTGCGCAACTCAAGTATCTCTTACCTCGCTTGGTTGGTCAAGGAATTATGCTTAGCCGTCAGGCAGGGGGAATTGGTTCCCGTGGTCCAGGTGAGAGTCAGTTGGAGCTTAATCGTCGTAGTGTTCGCAATCAGATCACAGATATCGAACGTCAACTTAAAGTGGTGGAGAAAAATCGGGCAACAGTTCGAGAAAAACGCTTGGAGTCAAGCACCTTTAAGATTGGTTTGATTGGTTACACCAATGCTGGTAAGTCAACCATCATGAACACCTTGACTAGCAAGATCCAGTATGAGGCAAATGAGCTTTTCGCAACTCTGGATGCGACGACTAAAAGCATCCATCTTGGTGGCAATCTACAGGTAACCTTGACCGATACCGTTGGATTTATTCAAGATTTGCCGACAGAGTTGGTATCTAGTTTCAAGTCGACCTTGGAAGAAAGCAAGCATGTAGATCTTCTGGTTCATGTTATTGATGCCAGCAATCCTTACCATGAGGAACATGAAAAAACGGTCCTGTCTATCATGAAAGATTTGGACATGGAGGATATTCCTCGCCTAACCCTTTATAATAAAGCGGATTTGGTGGAAGATTTCACGCCTACCCAAACGCCGTATGCACTGATTTCTGCCAAGTCTAAAGATAGTCGAGAACAGTTGCAAGCTTTATTGCTAGATAAGATCAAGGAAATTTTTGAACCCTTTACTTTGCGCGTGCCTTTTTCTAAGTCTTACAAGATTCATGATTTAGAAAGTGTTGCGATTCTTGAAGAACGTGACTACCAAGATGATGGCGAAGTCATCAGAGGCTACATTTCTGAGAAAAATAAATGGAGATTAGAAGAATTTTATGACTGA
- a CDS encoding SMI1/KNR4 family protein, which yields MALKEVYDYFRHYDKETYQVVACMGNEPSEEDVQDFENQYGIRLPEDFREFTMSALGGLFMEVREELWPRAKAYDVAPFWTFCRGIKVFGIANGIPDFLDIRIKTKELHDLGFVDYIPFLSIIGDGDVIFCFDKDNHIVALDWYNSGETEELECDFSELLLQQIAELEERKNEMVKLLKKEKSSQ from the coding sequence ATGGCACTCAAGGAAGTTTATGATTATTTTCGTCACTATGATAAGGAAACTTATCAAGTTGTCGCCTGCATGGGCAATGAACCATCGGAAGAAGATGTTCAGGATTTTGAAAATCAATATGGTATTCGTCTGCCAGAAGATTTCAGAGAATTCACCATGTCAGCTCTGGGAGGCCTCTTTATGGAAGTCAGGGAAGAGCTATGGCCAAGAGCCAAGGCTTACGATGTAGCACCATTTTGGACCTTCTGTCGAGGTATTAAGGTCTTTGGAATTGCAAATGGGATCCCAGACTTTTTAGACATTCGAATAAAAACCAAGGAATTACATGATTTAGGATTTGTTGACTATATTCCATTTCTATCTATCATCGGGGATGGAGATGTGATTTTCTGCTTTGATAAGGACAATCATATAGTAGCTCTAGATTGGTATAATAGTGGCGAAACTGAAGAGCTTGAATGTGATTTTTCAGAGCTTTTGCTTCAGCAAATTGCCGAGCTTGAAGAACGTAAAAATGAGATGGTCAAGCTACTGAAAAAGGAGAAATCTAGTCAATAA
- a CDS encoding SDR family oxidoreductase has translation MFTILITGSSGGLAQEMVKLLPDDQLILLGRNKEKLAQLYANHPHADLVEMDITDPQALEGLVAELYQRYGKIDVLINNAGYGIFEDFDKISDQDIHQMFEVNTFALMNLSRLVGARMRENRKGHIINIVSMAGLIATGKSSLYSATKFAAIGFSNALRLELMPYGVYVTTVNPGPIRTGFFDQADPDGTYLKSVDRFLLEPDAVARKIVKTIGKNKRELNLPILLNLAHKFYTLFPKLADKLAGETFNYK, from the coding sequence ATGTTTACTATTCTCATTACGGGTTCTAGTGGTGGTCTAGCCCAAGAAATGGTCAAACTCTTGCCAGATGACCAACTCATCTTACTCGGCAGAAACAAGGAAAAATTAGCTCAACTATATGCGAATCACCCACATGCTGACTTGGTCGAGATGGACATTACCGATCCTCAAGCCCTAGAAGGCCTAGTAGCTGAACTCTACCAGCGCTATGGCAAGATTGATGTTTTGATTAATAACGCTGGTTACGGGATTTTTGAAGACTTCGACAAGATTTCTGATCAAGATATTCATCAGATGTTTGAGGTTAACACCTTTGCTTTGATGAATCTGTCTCGGTTGGTTGGAGCTCGTATGAGGGAGAACCGAAAAGGGCATATCATCAATATCGTCAGCATGGCAGGTTTGATAGCTACTGGCAAGTCCAGTCTTTACTCAGCGACCAAGTTTGCGGCTATTGGTTTTTCAAACGCTTTGCGTCTCGAACTCATGCCCTATGGAGTCTATGTGACAACGGTCAATCCAGGTCCGATTCGTACAGGATTTTTTGACCAGGCTGATCCGGATGGAACCTACCTTAAATCGGTTGACCGTTTCCTACTCGAGCCAGATGCAGTAGCTAGAAAGATTGTCAAAACCATAGGAAAAAACAAGCGGGAACTCAATCTTCCAATCTTGCTCAATCTAGCCCATAAGTTTTACACCCTCTTTCCCAAGTTAGCAGATAAGTTAGCTGGGGAAACCTTTAATTATAAGTGA